From one Trifolium pratense cultivar HEN17-A07 linkage group LG1, ARS_RC_1.1, whole genome shotgun sequence genomic stretch:
- the LOC123914703 gene encoding molybdate transporter 1-like codes for MAYQNPPSIQTSDVEAPEITPTAQTNHSQETKSFTAKYAVHKVKQNLIFRSKWAEINGAMGDLGTYIPIVLALTLAKDLNLGTTLIFNGIYNIITGVIYGIPMPVQPMKSIAAQALSDKDFGIPEIMTAGILTGGTLFILGITGLMQLVYKIIPLSVVRGIQLAQGLSFALTAVKYVRKVQDLPKSKSLGQRPWFGLDGLVLAIVCACFIVIVNGAGEKNRGCCGDPQSDNLDGQTQKSDNDNQSGRKSKINSLRKIVFSLPSALLVFVLGIVLVFIRKHEVIHEIKFGPSSIEVVKFTKHAWKKGFIKGAIPQLPLSILNSVIAVCKLSTDLFPEKEFSVTSISVTVGLMNLVGSWFGAMPTCHGAGGLAGQYKFGGRSGGCVALLGVAKLVLGLVLGTSLAHILKMFPVGILGVLLLFAGIELAMCARDMNSKEDSFVALICTAVSLVGSSAALGFLVGMIVYVILKLRNWTTDKPLSTIWNQKSPN; via the exons ATGGCATACCAAAACCCTCCTTCAATTCAAacctcagatgttgaagctccTGAAATCACTCCAACAGCTCAAACAAACCATTCACAAGAAACTAAAAGTTTCACAGCCAAATATGCAGTTCACAAAGTGAAACAAAACTTGATTTTTCGTTCGAAATGGGCTGAAATTAATGGTGCCATGGGTGACCTTGGCACCTATATACCTATAGTGCTTGCTCTCACTCTAGCTAAGGACCTTAACCTTGGCACCACATTGATTTTCAATG GTATCTACAACATCATAACCGGTGTCATTTATGGGATCCCTATGCCAGTCCAACCGATGAAGTCCATCGCGGCTCAGGCCTTATCAGACAAAGATTTCGGAATACCGGAGATCATGACTGCTGGAATCTTAACCGGCGGCACGTTGTTCATACTTGGGATCACAGGATTAATGCAGCTAGTGTACAAAATAATTCCTTTATCAGTTGTGAGAGGAATTCAATTAGCACAAGGTTTGTCATTTGCTTTAACAGCTGTTAAATATGTAAGAAAAGTGCAAGATCTTCCAAAGTCTAAATCTTTAGGCCAAAGACCTTGGTTTGGTTTAGATGGATTGGTTCTAGCTATTGTTTGTGCTTGTTTCATTGTGATAGTGAATGGAGCTGGCGAAAAAAATCGCGGCTGTTGCGGTGATCCACAAAGTGATAATTTAGATGGCCAAACCCAAAAGAGTGATAATGATAATCAAAGTGgaagaaaaagtaaaatcaatagtttgagaaaaattgttttttcacTTCCTTCTGCTTTATTAGTCTTTGTGTTGGGAATTGTCTTGGTGTTTATAAGAAAGCATGAAGTTATACATGAAATTAAATTTGGACCCTCTTCAATAGAAGTAGTGAAATTCACTAAACATGCATGGAAGAAAGGTTTTATCAAAGGTGCAATTCCTCAACTTCCATTATCAATTTTGAACTCTGTGATAGCTGTTTGTAAATTATCAACAGATCTTTTTCCTGAAAAGGAATTTTCAGTTACATCAATTTCAGTTACAGTTGGATTAATGAATTTAGTTGGTTCATGGTTTGGTGCTATGCCAACATGTCATGGTGCTGGTGGATTAGCAGGACAGTATAAATTTGGTGGACGGAGTGGAGGATGTGTGGCACTTCTTGGTGTTGCAAAATTGGTATTAGGATTGGTTTTAGGTACTTCTTTGGCACATATATTGAAGATGTTTCCTGTTGGAATATTAGGAGTGTTACTTTTGTTTGCTGGTATTGAATTAGCTATGTGTGCTAGAGATATGAATAGTAAAGAAGATTCATTTGTTGCACTTATTTGTACTGCTGTTTCATTGGTTGGATCAAGTGCTGCTCTTGGATTTTTGGTTGGAATGATTGTTTATGTCATTCTTAAGTTAAGGAATTGGACAACTGATAAACCACTTTCTACTATTTGGAACCAGAAAAGTCCAAATTAA